The following are from one region of the Colius striatus isolate bColStr4 chromosome Z, bColStr4.1.hap1, whole genome shotgun sequence genome:
- the LOC133628950 gene encoding cyclin-dependent kinase 5 activator 1-like, which yields MGTVLSLSPSYRKAPLFEEGAATVGHYTAVQNSKNAKEKGLKRHSLISVLPWKRIAAVSAKKKSSKKVQPNGGYQSNVTHLNNENLKKSLSCANLATFAPPPPAAAAAALASAQKVPPAAPAAAAATPRRVVVQASTSELLRCLGEFLCRRCYRLKHLSPTDPVLWLRSVDRSLLLQGWQDQGFITPANVVFLYMLCRDVISAEVATDHELQAVLLTCLYLSYSYMGNEISYPLKPFLVESCKEAFWDRCLSIIDLMSPKMLQVNADPHYFTQVFADLKKESGSEEKGRLLIGLDRGMAHANRSILCLQSKKHGKRQKKPR from the exons ATGGGCACGGTGCTGTCGCTGTCGCCGAGCTACCGGAAGGCCCCGCTGTTCGAGGAGGGGGCGGCCACGGTGGGGCACTACACGGCGGTGCAGAACAGCAAGAACGCCAAGGAGAAGGGCCTGAAGCGGCACTCGCTCATCTCGGTGCTGCCCTGGAAGCGCATCGCCGCCGTCTCCGCCAAGAAGAAGAGCTCCAAGAAGGTGCAGCCCAACGGCGGCTACCAGAGCAACGTGACCCACCTCAACAACGAGAACCTGAAGAAGTCCCTGTCGTGCGCCAACCTCGCCACCttcgccccgccgccgcccgccgccgccgccgccgccctcgCCTCGGCGCAGAAGGTGCCGCcggccgcgcccgccgccgccgccgcgacCCCGCGCCGGGTGGTGGTGCAGGCGTCCACCAGCGAGCTGCTGCGCTGCCTCGGCGAGTTCCTGTGCCGCCGCTGCTACCGCCTCAAGCACCTCTCGCCCACCGACCCCGTGCTCTGGCTGCGCTCCGTGGACCGctcgctgctgctgcagggctggcaggacCAGGGCTTCATCACGCCCGCCAACGTGGTCTTCCTCTACATGCTGTGCCGGGACGTCATCTCGGCCGAGGTGGCCACCGACCACGAactgcaggcagtgctgctcACCTGCCTGTACCTGTCCTACTCCTACATGGGCAACGAGATCTCCTACCCGCTCAAGCCCTTCCTGGTGGAGAGCTGTAAGGAGGCCTTCTGGGACCGCTGCCTCTCCATCATCGACCTCATGAGCCCCAAGATGCTGCAGGTCAACGCCGACCCGCACTACTTCACGCAGGTCTTCGCCGACCTCAAGAAGGAGAGCGGCTCCGAGGAGAAGGGGCGGCTGCTCATCGGCCTCGACCG TGGTATGGCGCATGCAAACAGGAGCATTTTGTGTCTTCAGAGCAAAAAACAcggaaaaaggcaaaaaaaaccacgttaa
- the LOC133624659 gene encoding 26S proteasome non-ATPase regulatory subunit 11 isoform X1, producing the protein MAAAAVLEFQRAQSLLSTDREASIGILHSIVKRDVQENDEEAVQVKEQSILELGLLLAKTGQAEELGGLLKYIRPFLNSISKAKAARLVRFLLDLFLDMEAATGQEVGLCLECIEWAKSEKRTFLRQALEARLVSLYFDTKRYQEALQLGSQLLRELKKMDDKALLVEVQLLESKTYHALSNLPKARAALTSARTTANAIYCPPKLQAALDMQSGIIHAAEEKDWKTAYSYFYEAFEGYDSIDNPKAITALKYMLLCKIMLNIPEDVQALVSGKLALRYAGRQTEALKCVAQASKNRSLADFEKALTDYKVELRDDPIINTHLAKLYDNLLEQNLIRVIEPFSRVQIEHISSLIKLSKAEVERKLSQMILDKKFHGILDQGEGVLIIFDEPPVDKTYEAALETIQNMSKVVDSLYNKAKKLT; encoded by the exons TGAAACGTGATGTGCAGGAGAATGATGAAGAAGCTGTGCAGGTCAAAGAGCAGAGCAtcctggagctggggctgctcctggccaAGACTGGCCAGGCAGAAG agctgggagggctCCTGAAGTACATCCGTCCCTTCCTGAACTCCATCAGCAAAGCCAAGGCCGCCCGCCTGGTTCGCTTCCTGCTCGACCTCTTCCTCGACATGGAGGCAGCAACAGGACAGGAG GTTGGCCTGTGTTTAGAGTGTATTGAATGGGCCAAATCAGAGAAGAGGACTTTCCTacgccaggctctggag GCGAGGCTGGTCTCCCTGTACTTTGATACCAAGAGGTACCAGGAGGCGCTGCAGCTGG gctcccagctcctgaggGAATTGAAAAAGATGGATGACAAGGCACTGCTGGTGGAGGTGCAGCTCTTAGAGAGTAAAACTTACCATGCCCTGAGCAACCTGCCAAAAGCAAGAGCAGCCTTAACCTCTGCACGGACCACGGCCAACGCCATCTACTGCCCCCCGAAGCTGCAGGCAGCGCTGGACATGCAGTCAG GTATCATCCAcgcagcagaggagaaggacTGGAAAACAGCCTACTCGTACTTTTACGAGGCGTTTGAGGGCTACGACTCGATTGACAACCCCAAAGCCATCACTGCACTCAAATACATGCTGCTCTGCAAGATCATGCTCAACAT CCCAGAAGACGTGCAGGCATTAGTGAGTGGGAAGCTCGCTCTGCGGTACGCGGGAAGACAG ACAGAAGCCCTGAAGTGTGTGGCACAGGCCAGCAAGAACCGGTCGCTGGCTGATTTTGAGAAG GCTCTGACAGACTATAAGGTGGAGCTCAGGGACGACCCCATCATAAACACTCACTTGGCGAAGCTCTATGATAACTTATTGGAACAGAACCTGATCAGAGTCATCGAGCCCTTCTCCAGAGTACAG ATCGAACACATATCCAGCCTCATCAAGCTCTCAAAG GCTGAGGTAGAAAGAAAACTGTCCCAGATGATCTTGGACAAGAAGTTCCACG GAATCCTCGACCAGGGCGAGGGCGTCCTCATCATCTTCGACGAGCCCCCCGTAGACAAAACCTACGAAGCCGCCCTCGAGACCATCCAGAACATGAGCAAAGTAGTGGATTCTCTCTACAACAAAGCCAAGAAGTTGACATAG
- the LOC133624659 gene encoding 26S proteasome non-ATPase regulatory subunit 11 isoform X2, with amino-acid sequence MAAAAVLEFQRAQSLLSTDREASIGILHSIVKRDVQENDEEAVQVKEQSILELGLLLAKTGQAEELGGLLKYIRPFLNSISKAKAARLVRFLLDLFLDMEAATGQEVGLCLECIEWAKSEKRTFLRQALEARLVSLYFDTKRYQEALQLGSQLLRELKKMDDKALLVEVQLLESKTYHALSNLPKARAALTSARTTANAIYCPPKLQAALDMQSGIIHAAEEKDWKTAYSYFYEAFEGYDSIDNPKAITALKYMLLCKIMLNIPEDVQALVSGKLALRYAGRQTEALKCVAQASKNRSLADFEKALTDYKVELRDDPIINTHLAKLYDNLLEQNLIRVIEPFSRVQIEHISSLIKLSKAEVERKLSQMILDKKFHVAAEGQSPAVLPLRHLGRPELSAGLVLTSLQRRAAHGAG; translated from the exons TGAAACGTGATGTGCAGGAGAATGATGAAGAAGCTGTGCAGGTCAAAGAGCAGAGCAtcctggagctggggctgctcctggccaAGACTGGCCAGGCAGAAG agctgggagggctCCTGAAGTACATCCGTCCCTTCCTGAACTCCATCAGCAAAGCCAAGGCCGCCCGCCTGGTTCGCTTCCTGCTCGACCTCTTCCTCGACATGGAGGCAGCAACAGGACAGGAG GTTGGCCTGTGTTTAGAGTGTATTGAATGGGCCAAATCAGAGAAGAGGACTTTCCTacgccaggctctggag GCGAGGCTGGTCTCCCTGTACTTTGATACCAAGAGGTACCAGGAGGCGCTGCAGCTGG gctcccagctcctgaggGAATTGAAAAAGATGGATGACAAGGCACTGCTGGTGGAGGTGCAGCTCTTAGAGAGTAAAACTTACCATGCCCTGAGCAACCTGCCAAAAGCAAGAGCAGCCTTAACCTCTGCACGGACCACGGCCAACGCCATCTACTGCCCCCCGAAGCTGCAGGCAGCGCTGGACATGCAGTCAG GTATCATCCAcgcagcagaggagaaggacTGGAAAACAGCCTACTCGTACTTTTACGAGGCGTTTGAGGGCTACGACTCGATTGACAACCCCAAAGCCATCACTGCACTCAAATACATGCTGCTCTGCAAGATCATGCTCAACAT CCCAGAAGACGTGCAGGCATTAGTGAGTGGGAAGCTCGCTCTGCGGTACGCGGGAAGACAG ACAGAAGCCCTGAAGTGTGTGGCACAGGCCAGCAAGAACCGGTCGCTGGCTGATTTTGAGAAG GCTCTGACAGACTATAAGGTGGAGCTCAGGGACGACCCCATCATAAACACTCACTTGGCGAAGCTCTATGATAACTTATTGGAACAGAACCTGATCAGAGTCATCGAGCCCTTCTCCAGAGTACAG ATCGAACACATATCCAGCCTCATCAAGCTCTCAAAG GCTGAGGTAGAAAGAAAACTGTCCCAGATGATCTTGGACAAGAAGTTCCACG tagctgcagaaggacagagCCCAGCTGTGCTGCCCCTCAGGCACCTGGGAAGACCTGAATTGTCAGCTGGCCTGGTTTTGACCTCCCTGCAGCGCCGTGCTGCCCACGGGGCAGGATGA